The nucleotide window CCATAAGAGCTGATAAATGACTAAAACAAATCAGAATGATAAGAAAGGAGAGGATGATTGCATCATCTCCCTAGCTTGTTACTTTGatgactgatttaaaaaaaaaaaacatacattctgGGAATTAAAAGTAAGGACTTATTTTTAAGAATGGAACAAAGTAATGGTTTTTGGATCAATCTCACATTCCAGAAGCCTAAAGTTGGAGACTCTCCTGCTTTGGGACTCAGGGGTGACTACTCCATCTGTGCACATGAGCACAGGGCTTGATTGGTTCCACAGAGAGGTATGAGTGGCATGAGCTAATAATGGAACATCCctgactttttctcttcttcttccccaggCTTGTTAGAGTGCTGTGCAAGATGTCTTGTAGGGGCCCCCTTTGCTTCCTTGGTGGCCACTGGATTATGTTTCTTTGGGGTGGCACTGTTCTGTGGCTGTGGACATGAAGCATTAACTGGTACAGAAAAGCTAATTGAGACCTATTTCTCCAAAAACTACCAGGACTATGAGTATCTCATCAATGTGTAAGTACCTGTTATCCTACCCCTATCctatcctctctttttctctctccctgaagACATATAGAATTCATTAGTACCTTAGTGATTAGCAGGGGATTAAATGTGGAGCCAGACAGGATTCTTGAGTCTCCCCTCTGTTTGCAGATTTCACTTATGCCCCATCTGAGGTCCTGAATGAGGGGAAAGTGCCAAAATCAGAAAGGGGAGATCTATCTGCCTGCCAGCCCACTTCTCACTGCCTGCCTCCCACTACACTTACTTAGTACCACATGTTCTAACTTCTGCCCATAGGGTAACATTGACTGAGTTGGAGCCTCTGCAGTGATAGGTATGGAGAATTCAAGGAAGGTACAATGACTAGACAGATTGGGGCTGCTGCTCTTGGTTTGACATACCATTTGAGTCTGCTCAGACTCCATACTGAGACTTTTGTGTTCCTAGCACATTAGGCCCCTATTCCTtcattcctcttcctcctggtgtagcttctttcttctttcttctctgaggGAACATCTCTGAGGGGTCAGGCCAAGGAGAATAGGACCTCAGTTCTTTAGGTCACAGGGTAAGCAAGGAGCGGAGGAACCTAGCGATTCCTCTAAAGAATCCCTAGCCTCATTTGGGTGCTCACTCAAGTGTCCACCTTACTTATGCAGGAAGGGAACTGTCCTCAATTAGTATGATTTCCTGATATCTTTTGTTTATCTGTTAATGCAGGATCCATGCCTTCCAGTATGTCATCTATGGAActgcctctttcttcttcctttatggGGCCCTCCTGCTGGCTGAGGGCTTCTACACCACCGGTGCAGTCAGGCAGATCTTTGGCGACTACAAGACCACCATCTGCGGCAAGGGCCTGAGCGCAACGGTAACAGGGGGCCAGAAGGGGAGGGGTTCCAGAGGCCAACATCAAGCTCATTCTTTGGAGCGGGTGTGTCATTGTTTGGGAAAATGGCTAGGACATCCCGACAAGGTGATCATCCTCAGGATTTTGTGGCAATAACAAGGGGTGGGGGACAATTGGGCGTGAGTCTGTGGCCTCATCCCCACCCAAGGCTGGGTCCTCTCTAGGGGCCTGGCTTTTGAGTGAGGAAGTGATGGCTACAGCCGAACGAGAAGGTCAGGAAGAACGTGGTGCCCAGCTGGCTTAGCCTCACCTTTCAAAAGTTCCCTAGAAAATTtcatctcaaaaaattaaaagcataagtTTTGTGAACACTTCATAAAATCAGACTATTTCTAAGCCATCTGTTGGTATTCCTTTACTTTCCTCTTAGCAAGGACCACAACAAAATTAGATTTGACCACCTAAGAGCCTAAATGCTACTCATGGGATTGAAATGCAGGCACCTGATCTGAGAGGGAGGGTAGATCATGGAGATTAAGTAATTCCACTCCAAGGTGGAATTCACAATATTCTGGGATTCTGCACTGTTGGAGGTCCCAGAGGAAACTAGCATggatctacatatttaatgcttCATCTTTGTCTGAGGGTTATCCATGCTTCTGGTGAGGCATACATTGCTTTTCAGTCTCTAGAGTTAAGATCTTCTGGGGATTGAATATCTGTGGGTTATGGTGATATTTTTTGTGGCCAGCAGTTGGCTTAGAATGGTTTTGGGATCTGAAATTTAAACCTCCTATTGGCTTTGCTCAGTGACTGTCCCCTATGCCAAGGAACATTTTCTAAGCTCAGCTTAAGGCAAGAAATGGCACGACTTTCTTTCAAGatctgttttgatttctttacATCTTATCTGCCCAAAACAAAATCTCCTGAAGCCTCTCTAACCCAGGGATCCTCCTCACTCCAACCcccacccattccccccaccctccatcaCACTTGGGGCCAGTTTTCTAGTAGATACTGCCAATGACATTTGGCAGTGGTGTCCTAATTACTAATTTCATTTGGTGGAGATCCCTGGAACCTGGTTTCATATCTGGCACACACCACTCCAGGATCTCCCAGTTTGTGTTTCAATGTCTACAGGCCAATGCTGATTTCTAACCACTCCATGTCAATTGTTTTAGTTTGTGGGCATCACCTATGCCTTGACCATTGTGTGGCTCCTGGTGTTTGCCTGCTCTGCTGTGCCTGTGTACATTTACTTCAATACCTGGACCACCTGCCAGTCAATTGCCTTCCCCAGCAAGACTTCTGCCAGTATAGGCAGTCTCTGTGCTGATGCCAGAATGTATGGTGAGTTAGGGTATTGGGGCCTTACCTTCCCTACCTCCTATGAAAGCactatatatttgtttcttaggATGACAAGGGTGataactatagagaaaaatattatggATGCCTGGATCTTACTTTGTTAATCCCTCCCCACTGAAATTGGAGAGATTTCTTCCCTTGGTATGGAACTTCTCTTGGAAGTGGTAGGAGTTTTCTTGGCTGTCCACACTGCTCTAGCCTGGTTGAGAAGCAGTACATTTCAATAACAAACACAAGATTACACAACTGTtcagttcctcctcctcctcctcctcctcctcttcctcctcttcctcctcctcctcttgcttctTCTTTGCAAATCTTTATAAAAGAGGATCCCGATTGTTAGTAGGATCCCACTTTTCAGCCAAGATGattaaagatggaagaagggcTCTCAAAGAAAATCTCCATGGAGCCCACAACTTCTTGAAGCTCACCCTGGTAAACTTGTATGTCTTACTCAGGTGTTCTCCCATGGAATGCTTTCCCAGGCAAAGTGTGTGGCTCCAACCTTCTGTCCATCTGCAAAACAGCTGAGGTGAGTGGGTCATTTGAGTTCTTCTACAATGGAATGGCTAGTACCATACAAATTCCTACCCATggcctttaattttaaaaatcagagttggttttttatgtgtttttattttttgctggaTTTTGAGCATAGATGTTAAAACATCTATTTTCCCTGGAGCTGCATAGAAATCCTTCCATTCCAAGACTTCCTTCCTTAAAGGGGAAATTTGTAGGTTTAGGTAAAGAAAGAGCTTAATGACAAAATcccctaaatgaaaaaaattattcttttagttAAAAACCTCATCAAGAAAATGATTTGTGTGTAGAGACACTCATAGgttttacaaaacattttcagtttGGAATCTCTCCATCTCTAatgagaagcaaaacaaaaagtacTCTTGAAAGAGGAAAATACTATATTGGGAATGGATGTCATGTACACATGAGGCAGGGGAATAAGAGTAATCCTGAGGAAGAAGGCAGtaactttaaacatttaaaactttaaactGTGACTTTAAATTTGGAGATCCTGGGTACAACCATAGGGAACCAGttgattagaaatattttatgagtGCTTTATGAGTAGCCTGTGTTCTGGGTGCTATGGGGCTAGGTGCTGTAACATACAGGAGCAGGAGGCCTACACTCAGGGAAGTGACAGTTTAAAGAGGCAGAATTAACACACAGAAAGATATCAACACATTGAGAAAGCTGCATGCATGATCTATAGCAGAGCATATTTTTGCAGTTGCAAGAAACTCTTCtcccttttgcatttttttacagTTCCAAATGACGTTCCACCTGTTTATTGCTGCATTCGTGGGGGCTGCAGCCACACTGGTTTCCCTGGTGAGTTGTCTCAATGATCTTGGCAAATAAATGGTCCTGGGATAGCTTGGGTACAGCTATgctcaaaagcaaaaagaaagattCCTAACCTTGCAGTGCTGGAGAGAAGCACCTGGGAAGAGACAACAAAATGTAGACTGTGAACTGCTACTTTGGGTTGGCAAGGCAGAAAAACTTCAGGAATTAGACAGTAACAAGAAAAGTAGTGTGAGAAAAGAGAAGGTGAGAGATTAATAGTCAGACATGAGAATACTTAGCATTTGCAGAGCATCTAATATTGCCAAGTGCTTTGCAGTCATACATTGCAGTTAATTCTCAACACATCCTGGCCAGATGAGTGACAGGAACAACGAAACATGACTAAATGTGATTTGCCAAAGCCTGGAATTCTATATGCTATCAATATGAATCCACCTTGAGCACTCTCCAGGGGATTTACTTACTCTCCTAGAACACTAGGAGGACCTTCTAGCATTATTAGAATTGTTATCACTACACGTGATGCTATGCTCCAGGTCCTGCTGACCTTGTTACAGTGCAGTCAGTGGGGGGTACATTCATTGTTCAGATTAAAGACCTAGGGCACTGAAGGGTGAAGGAATTTATCTTTAGTCATTAAATCAGTAGTGATAAGGATGAGCTCGCAGAACTCATGGCCCCTACTGCTGAGGCATTTATACAAACTTGAACTGTTCTtcattcagtaaaataaattgaTGCATTCAGCAGAGAGGGCTGTGATGCACATTGTGGCTGTGTGTATGCAGCAAGCAGCTTGTGGATAACTCAGGTCACTCAGACATGTGGATAGGATGATGGCAGAGCCCATGCATTGATCACTTTCCTGAGAAAACCCAGTGCCAGGCTTAGCATGAGTGTGGAATAAATCCTTGTCAGGTTGATTCTCTGGGTCTGAGACATTAGAAGGAAATGTCTCAGAGAGGACTTCTAGTCAAATATGTACGGTGAAAACCTGGAACATGTTGCATTTTGCAGATCAGGGGTTTTACCtttaactgattttatttctacCCTTCCTCATTCCCAAAAGCTTTGGAGGAGGGAGAGCTTTCTTTTCTACTCTCACTcatatttctcttctgtttctacaGCTCACCTTCATGATTGCTGCCACTTACAACTTTGCCGTCCTTAAACTCATGGGCCGAGGCACCAAGTTCTGATCTCCTGTAGAAATGTCCCTTTCTCTAATAGCGAGGCTCTAACCACACAGCCTACAATGCTGCGTCTCCCATGTTAACTCTTTGCCTTTGCCACTGATTGGCCCTCTTCTTACTTGACGAGTGTAACAAGAAAGGAGAGTCTTGTGGTGATTAATGTCTCTCTGTGGACTCTCCCCTCTTACATAcctcttttagtcattttgcttcACAGCTGGTTCCTGCTAGAAATGGGAAATGCTTCAGATGGTGACTCCCCAGCTGCAAGTCACAAAGGAATGGAGGCTCTAATTCAATTTTCAAGCATCTCCTGAGGACCAGGAAGTGTTTTCTCCTCAAAGGGCACTTCCACTGATGGAAACAAAGTGGAAAGAAAGATGCTCAGGTAGAGAGAAGGGATGTATCTGGTCCCCTTGACATCTGTTGGGGCCAAATATATACTCCTTAGTGTACAAAACAGAGAACCTACTCCTTTTTCCCTATTACCACTgaagatagaagaagaaaaaaaagaatgctaacaAAACAATAAGAGCATTTGCCCAAATCTACCTACTGCAGCTGGGAGAAGGGGGTCAAAGCAAGGATCTTTCACACATAGAAAGAGAGCACTGACCCTGATGGTGATGGACTATTTAAGCCCTAACTCAGCCTACTTTATAGCATAAGGGACCATAGTGTCTGTGTAGACCAAGGGGGCAGCTGGCCTTACACCTTATTAAAGAAGAGAAGCAGGGTATTGTCAGCATCTTCTCACTCCCTTCTCCTTGATAAC belongs to Canis lupus familiaris isolate Mischka breed German Shepherd chromosome X, alternate assembly UU_Cfam_GSD_1.0, whole genome shotgun sequence and includes:
- the PLP1 gene encoding myelin proteolipid protein gives rise to the protein MGLLECCARCLVGAPFASLVATGLCFFGVALFCGCGHEALTGTEKLIETYFSKNYQDYEYLINVIHAFQYVIYGTASFFFLYGALLLAEGFYTTGAVRQIFGDYKTTICGKGLSATVTGGQKGRGSRGQHQAHSLERVCHCLGKWLGHPDKFVGITYALTIVWLLVFACSAVPVYIYFNTWTTCQSIAFPSKTSASIGSLCADARMYGVLPWNAFPGKVCGSNLLSICKTAEFQMTFHLFIAAFVGAAATLVSLLTFMIAATYNFAVLKLMGRGTKF